The DNA window ATTGATAAAGCGCTTCAGATGGAAAGCCGCCTGACGCCGGATGACGAAATTGAAGAACTTCTTTTACAGCGTAAAAGTGAAATCCTTGAGCATGAAATCTTTGACCGCAGGGATCCGGATCAAGTATCCCACCTTACGGAACTGAAGAACATCCATGACATTCTGGAACTGATTTACGACGTGGCCAGGGAACAGCGGAAAGTGATTGAAAAATACAGGCAAGAATCCCACACTACTCCTCCACAATCGTAAAGCAGTAATCATCAAAAAACTCAACACGGGCTTTAAATTCATCTGAGAAAATTTCATCATAAACCCTGCACCGGATATGGTGAAGGTGTTTCAGCTGGAACGGCCGCACCTCATAATTTTTTTTCAGAGACCAGTATTTGGAATGGTGGATCTTGTACATGCTTTCCTTAACACTCCAGATAATGGTATAATAGGTTTCTTCCTGATCAGCGGGAATAAAGTCGCGCTCATGTTCATAGGTAAACTTGTCCACGACCCTGAGAATTTTTGAGGTAAACCGTTCCAGGTCGATCCCAATCTTATTTTTGGAAATCGCAATAGCCGCAAAAGGAAAGGAATGGGTAATGGAAATTTCCGCATCTTTAGGAGAAAGGAAAGGCTCCCGCTCCCGGTACAGAATTTTAGCTCCCGGTTTTAACCCCTGAAGCAGCTTCCGAACCATGAGGACCTCCAGAAGTTTTTTAGGATGGTAATCTTTTACTTTTTCAGCATTTTCGGGTTCCAGCAGTTCATCCGGATCCAGGTTTTCGGCATCATCATACTTCCACACCAGGATCGTAGCATTGTCATCTGAAAAATCTCGGTAGAGCGGCATATTTTTGGTCAACAGGATTTTAGTTCGTAAATTTGCGAAAAATATTTCATATAGATGGAAACAACAACGCAATACGTTCCTTATAAAGTAAAGGATATTTCCCTGGCAGATTGGGGAAGAAAGGAAATCACTCTTGCTGAGGCTGAAATGCCTGGTTTGATGGCAATCCGTGAAGAATACGGAGCTCAGCAGCCACTTAAAGGAGCAAGAATCGCAGGATGTCTTCACATGACCATTCAGACTGCCGTGCTTATTGAAACATTGGTTGCATTGGGAGCTGAAGTAACCTGGTCTTCATGTAATATTTTCTCTACCCAGGACCATGCTGCCGCTGCCATCGCCGCTGCGGGAATCCCTGTGTATGCATGGAAAGGAATGAATGCAGAGGAATTCGACTGGTGTATTGAGCAGACGTTATTCTTCGGAGAAGACAGGAAGCCGTTAAACATGATCCTGGATGACGGAGGAGACCTTACCAATATGGTATTTGACCAGTATCCTGAACTGACCAAAGAGATCAAAGGACTTTCTGAAGAAACTACGACAGGAGTTCACAGATTATACGAAAGAATGCAGAACGGCACGCTGGTAATGCCTGCAATTAACGTGAATGATTCGGTAACCAAGTCTAAATTCGACAACAAATACGGATGCAGGGAATCTGCAGTAGATGCTATCAGAAGAGCTACGGATGTAATGCTTGCCGGTAAAAGAGTGGTGGTTTGCGGATACGGAGACGTTGGTAAAGGAACAGCAGCTTCTTTCAGAGGTGCAGGTTCTATCGTTACCGTAACGGAAATCGACCCGATCTGTGCATTACAGGCTGCCATGGAGGGATATGAAGTGAAGAAACTGGATACCGTAGTTGATAACGCAGATATCATCATTACCACTACCGGTAACTTCAACATCGTTCAGGGATCGCACTTCAAAAAGATGAAGGATAAAACCATCGTTTGTAATATCGGACACTTCGATAACGAAATCGATATGGCATGGCTGAATGAAAACTACGGTTCTACCAAGTATGAAGTAAAGCCGCAGGTTGATGTATACAATGTAGACGGAAATGAAATCATCATCCTTGCAGAAGGAAGACTGGTGAACTTAGGATGTGCAACAGGGCACCCGAGCTTTGTAATGTCCAACTCTTTCTCTAACCAGACTTTGGCGCAGATCGAACTTTGGGCTAATTCCAGCCAATACGAGAATAAAGTATATACATTGCCGAAGCACCTGGATGAAAAAGTAGCTGCCCTTCACCTTAAGAAATTAGGCGTAGAGCTTGAAACGCTTACCGATGAGCAGGCAAAATACATCGGAGTAACGGTAGACGGGCCGTTCAAACCTGAGTATTACAGATACTAATCAATAATAGATTATTGATACAATAAATATGAGCCCTTCCTTATGGAGGGCTTTTTGCATTGAGGAGCTGGATATGCACGCTGATTTCAGCTTTATGCACAAAAGAATAGTCTTGTATAATACAATTACATAATTTCAGTTATTGCCGGCAATCAGATAAAAATGATATATTTGACGTTCTGAATAATTAAAACATGAAAAAACAAAGAGTATCAAATGCGTTTGTCGCAGCATCCTGGGTTGCGCTGGGAGCCGGAATGATCGGCTTTATTGTAGGACTGGCCAGGGCAGAGATGCAACTGAATGAAAAAGGATATTATTTCACGATCCTTCTGTATGGCCTGTTTGCAGTAGTTTCCCTGCAAAAAGCTGTGCGGGACCGGCTGGAAAATATCCCGGTAACCGATATCTACTATGGAATATGCTGGTTCGCCACCCTTTCCTCCATCGTACTTCTGGCCATAGGCCTGTGGAATGCCACGATCCTGCCGAGTGAAAAAGGTTTTTATTCCTTTGCTTTCCTCCTGGCACTTTTCGGAGCTATCGCCGTCCAGAAAAATACCCGCGACAATATGCTTCAGGAATAACATTCAGGCTCACCCATACGGTGGGCCTTTTTTTTATGTACTTTTCTGAATATGGCTGTTCAGAATACAGTATCAATAAAAAATTTTGTTTTATTCCCATAAATTGGAATAATATCATTTTTTATTCGTTTAAAATACTATCTTTATGCATCCACTACACTAACCCTATGAAAAAATTCCTGATTTTTACTTTTTTGATCCTTTTCTGGACCGGCATCAGTGCCCAGAATGAATTTATCACCGTCTGGAAACCGGGGACCTCTAACCTGATTCACTTTCCGGGAAAAGGGACCAACTATACCATTTACTGGGAAGAAATAG is part of the Chryseobacterium camelliae genome and encodes:
- a CDS encoding 4'-phosphopantetheinyl transferase family protein produces the protein MPLYRDFSDDNATILVWKYDDAENLDPDELLEPENAEKVKDYHPKKLLEVLMVRKLLQGLKPGAKILYREREPFLSPKDAEISITHSFPFAAIAISKNKIGIDLERFTSKILRVVDKFTYEHERDFIPADQEETYYTIIWSVKESMYKIHHSKYWSLKKNYEVRPFQLKHLHHIRCRVYDEIFSDEFKARVEFFDDYCFTIVEE
- the ahcY gene encoding adenosylhomocysteinase, coding for METTTQYVPYKVKDISLADWGRKEITLAEAEMPGLMAIREEYGAQQPLKGARIAGCLHMTIQTAVLIETLVALGAEVTWSSCNIFSTQDHAAAAIAAAGIPVYAWKGMNAEEFDWCIEQTLFFGEDRKPLNMILDDGGDLTNMVFDQYPELTKEIKGLSEETTTGVHRLYERMQNGTLVMPAINVNDSVTKSKFDNKYGCRESAVDAIRRATDVMLAGKRVVVCGYGDVGKGTAASFRGAGSIVTVTEIDPICALQAAMEGYEVKKLDTVVDNADIIITTTGNFNIVQGSHFKKMKDKTIVCNIGHFDNEIDMAWLNENYGSTKYEVKPQVDVYNVDGNEIIILAEGRLVNLGCATGHPSFVMSNSFSNQTLAQIELWANSSQYENKVYTLPKHLDEKVAALHLKKLGVELETLTDEQAKYIGVTVDGPFKPEYYRY
- the yiaA gene encoding inner membrane protein YiaA, producing MKKQRVSNAFVAASWVALGAGMIGFIVGLARAEMQLNEKGYYFTILLYGLFAVVSLQKAVRDRLENIPVTDIYYGICWFATLSSIVLLAIGLWNATILPSEKGFYSFAFLLALFGAIAVQKNTRDNMLQE